One window of Quercus robur chromosome 5, dhQueRobu3.1, whole genome shotgun sequence genomic DNA carries:
- the LOC126728835 gene encoding uncharacterized protein LOC126728835, which produces MDFHYTSSSNDEHDGNYRQRSRTPPSETFSYEDEHHHRRKHKGPSSRGLGNDAMSKALDKISKSPFTRRIEGARLPRRFHQLTFIVYNGRTDPVEHVSQFNQRMAVHSKNEALMCKVFLSSLGPVAMRWFNGLKVNSIDSYKQLTQAFGSRFITNNRVPRPLSSLLSLSMREGETLKAYLNRYWEMYNEMDDNFDDVAISTFKSGLPTEHGLRKSLTGKSVTSVR; this is translated from the coding sequence ATGGATTTTCATTACACATCATCCTCCAATGATGAACACGATGGCAATTACAGGCAGAGATCAAGAACTCCTCCAAGCGAGACCTTCTCTTATGAAGACGAGCACCATCATAGACGAAAACACAAGGGCCCCTCTAGTAGGGGCCTGGGTAATGATGCCATGAGTAAGGCTCTGGATAAGATCTCTAAGTCACCCTTCACGCGCAGGATAGAAGGGGCTAGGCTACCACGACGTTTCCATCAGCTTACATTCATCGTTTATAATGGTCGAACGGACCCtgtagagcatgtgagccagtttaaccaaaGAATGGCCGTCCACTCCAAGAACGAAGCTTTGATGTGTAAGGTTTTCTTGTCCAGCCTAGGACCTGTagcaatgagatggttcaatggctTAAAGGTGAACTCCATAGATTCCTATAAGCAGCTCACCCAAGCCTTTGGCTCTCGCTTTATTACGAACAACAGGGTTCCTCGGCCTCTGAGTTCGTTGTTGTCATTATCCATGCGTGAGGGAGAAACTCTAAAAGCATACTTAAACAGATATTGGGAAATGTATAATGAGATGGATGACAACTTtgatgacgtcgccattagCACTTTTAAAAGCGGTCTCCCAACCGAGCACGGCTTGAGGAAATCTTTGACTGGCAAGTCTGTCACTAGTGTACGTTAA
- the LOC126728834 gene encoding uncharacterized protein LOC126728834, producing the protein MDDHLQTMSIEEQRTVAEPVEGLEEILLDNSRPERMTRIGTLASPSIRQVLTTFQKENQDVFAWSHEDMPGIDPSVMIKLDETDQEKTSFVTSQSLFCYKVMPFGLKNAGATYQRLMNKMFAHQIGRNVQVYVDDMLVKS; encoded by the exons ATGGACGACCATTTACAGACTATGAGCATAGAAGAACAGCGAACGGTTGCAGAACCCGTCGAGGGGTTGGAAGAGATACTCCTTGATAATTCAAGACCTGAGCGAATGACTAGAATTGGCACTCTCGCTAGTCCGTCAATCCGTCAGGTGCTCACcacatttcaaaaagaaaaccaggATGTCTTTGCTTGgagccatgaagacatgccCGGGATCGACCCTTCAGTCATG ATAAAACTGGACGAAactgatcaggagaagacttcattCGTCACCAGCCAAAGCCTCTTttgctacaaagtaatgccattcggtctCAAGAATGCGGGCGCAACATATCAGAGGCttatgaacaagatgtttgcacaTCAGATTGGAAgaaatgtccaagtctatgttgatgacatgctAGTGAAAAGCTGA
- the LOC126728836 gene encoding uncharacterized protein LOC126728836 produces the protein MDRIDKYKRVEEDQLQGKGKEKVIPQERRDFESNRYNNNRPRKDFAGQSGSANMQTVNVVFKEPVHQVLEKIKNEPLFKWPNKMAGDSMKRNQSLYCQYHQDHGYTTKDCRNLWNHLDQLVREGKLRHLLHPSNGHQGQADQEPRRDTSLQPPIRTINVIFAAPGRTGSCPSRVMSVARLPTDDSGPELKRPKLYPHPVLGFSEEDKIGTIQPHDDALVITLRIGGYDVKMVMVDGGSAAEIMYHDLYKGAEVGTRRFDALQLPLDEF, from the coding sequence ATGGACCGGATTGACaaatacaaaagggtggaggaggATCAACTgcaagggaaaggaaaggagaaggttaTCCCCCAAGAGAGAAGGGATTTCGAGTCGAACCGCTACAACAATAATCGTCCGAGGAAAGATTTTGCAGGGCAATCCGGATCAGCCAACATGCAAACTGTTAACGTCGTATTCAAAGAACCGGTACATCAGGTTttagagaaaataaagaatgagccatTGTTCAAGTGGCCGAATAAGATGGCTGGAGACTCTATGAAGCGCAATCAGAGTCTATATTGTCAGTATCACCAGGACCACGGATATACCACAAAAGACTGCAGGAACCTTTGGAACCACCTGGATCAgctggtccgagaagggaaacTGAGGCACCTTTTGCATCCCTCCAATGGTCATCAAGGCCAAGCAGACCAGGAGCCCCGGAGAGACACTTCCTTGCAACCACCCATAAGAACGATCAACGTAATCTTTGCTGCCCCGGGGAGGACGGGTTCATGCCCTTCTAGGGTGATGTCGGTAGCTCGACTACCCACCGATGACTCTGGCCCAGAGCTGAAAAGACCCAAATTGTATCCTCATCCGGTCTTGGGCTTCTCCGAGGAAGACAAAATTGGAACCATCCAACCCCACGACGATGCGTTGGTAATCACTCTTCGGATTGGGGGTTACGACGTAAAAATGGTAATGGTAGATGGTGGTAGTGCAGCCGAGATCATGTACCATGACCTTTATAAAGGGGCTGAAGTTGGGACCAGAAGATTTGACGCCCTACAGCTCCCCCTTGATGAGTTTTGA